One Aphelocoma coerulescens isolate FSJ_1873_10779 chromosome 6, UR_Acoe_1.0, whole genome shotgun sequence DNA window includes the following coding sequences:
- the POLL gene encoding DNA polymerase lambda isoform X2 yields MEPRGIVKAFPKRKKVRDDSGKSIPPKIPKEEGTEIPEEWLKPVIAYVLQAGIGQARAEIFHRQIVQNGGVVHSQLSLEVTHVIVAEDMDCDRAFRLLKLTKLRPGLQLVKASWLSACIRDQKLLSTAGYGVFMPPRYLEEGEFQKEQQQILDRVKIQPPAETGAVKPNTESQVEHSSQRGLGTLGQQQLAEKYSDDEDSEGEDAGVTQGDLEALISGRYPVKSSEEISDSSYTVAQPPSKWVCAQSSNTKKENHNQCITEKLEVLAKAYSVQGDKWRALGYSKAINALKSYHKPVTSYQEACKIPGIGKRMAEKILEILESGHLRKLDHISERVPVLELFSNIWGAGVKTAQMWYQQGFRTLDDIRTKATLTSQQAVGLKHYTDFLERMPREEAAEIEQTVRQAALALKPGLVCVACGSYRRGKATCGDVDVLVTHPDGQSHRGVFNKLLDSLRRSGFLTDDLVSQEDNGDQKKYLGVCRLPGPAQRHRRLDIIVVPYQEFACALLYFTGSAHFNRSMRALAKTKGMSLSEHALSSAVVRGPGGAKVSSGHALPTPTERDVFIQLGLPYREPSERDW; encoded by the exons ATGGAGCCACGAGGGATTGTCAAAGCCTTTCCCAAGAGGAAGAAGGTGAGGGATGACTCggggaaaagcatccctccAAAGATCCCAAAGGAGGAAGGAACAGAGATACCTGAGG agtgGCTGAAACCAGTCATCGCCTACGTGTTGCAAGCCGGCATTGGCCAGGCCAGGGCCGAGATCTTCCACAGGCAGATTGTCCAGAACGGGGGTGTCGTACACAGCCAGCTCTCCTTGGAGGTGACACACGTCATTGTGGCTGAGGACATGGACTGCGATCGCGCCTTTCGGCTCCTCAAGTTAACCAAGCTGCgcccggggctgcagctggTGAAGGCATCCTGGCTGAGTGCTTGCATTAGAGACCAGAAGCTGCTGAGTACTGCTGGCTATGGTGTCTTTATGCCTCCCAG GTACCTGGAGGAGGGAGAGTTCCAGAAAGAACAGCAGCAGATCCTGGACAGAGTAAAAATCCAGCCCCCAGCAGAGACGGGAGCAGTGAAACCAAATACTGAATCACAGGTGGAACATTCCTCACAGCGAGGCTTGGGCACCCTTGGACAGCAGCAACTGGCTGAG AAATACTCTGATGATGAAGACAGTGAAGGAGAAGATGCTGGTGTCACCCAGGGAGATCTGGAAGCATTGATTTCTGGCCGCTACCCTGTGAAATCATCAGAGGAGATCAGTGACAGCTCTTACACAGTGGCCCAGCCTCCCAGCAAGTGGGTTTGTGCCCAGTCTTCCAACACCAAGAAGGAAAATCACAACCAATGCATCACAGAGAAGCTGGAAGTGCTGGCAAAGGCTTACTCTGTCCAGGGAGACAAGTGGAGAGCTCTGGGCTACTCCAAAGCAATCAACGCACTCAAGAGCTACCACAAACCAGTCACCTCCTACCAG GAAGCCTGTAAAATCCCTGGGATTGGGAAGCGGATGGCAGAGAAGATCCTGGAGATCTTGGAGAGTGGGCACCTGCGCAAGCTGGATCACATCAGTGAGAGAGTGCCTGTGCTGGAGTTATTTTCCAACATCTGGGGAGCAGGGGTCAAGACAGCTCAGATGTGGTACCAGCAG GGTTTCCGGACACTGGATGACATCCGCACCAAGGCCACTCTGACCAGCCAGCAGGCTGTGGGGCTGAAGCACTACACGGATTTCCTGGAGCGCATGCCTCGGGAGGAAGCTGCAGAAATAGAGCAGACC GTCAGACAAGCTGCCCTGGCCCTGAAGCCTGGCCTCGTGTGTGTGGCCTGTGGCTCCTACCGTCGGGGAAAGGCCACCTGTGGAGATGTGGATGTGCTGGTCACTCACCCGGATGGGCAGTCTCACCGTGGGGTGTTCAACAAGCTGCTCGACAGCCTCCGCAGGAGCG GCTTCCTTACAGATGACCTGGTGAGTCAGGAGGACAATGGTGATCAGAAGAAGTACCTGGGTGTGTGCCGCCTGCCCGGGCCAGCGCAGCGTCACCGCCGCCTCGACATCATCGTGGTGCCATACCAGGAGTTCGCCTGTGCCCTGCTCTACTTCACGGGCTCGGCTCACTTCAACCGCTCCATGCGCGCCCTGGCCAAGACCAAGGGCATGAGCCTGTCGGAGCACGCGCTCAGCTCGGCCGTGGTGCGAGGCCCTGGGGGTGCCAAGGTGTCGTCTGGCCATGCTCTGCCCACTCCCACCGAGAGAGATGTCTTCATTCAGCTGGGGCTGCCGTACCGGGAGCCCTCGGAACGAGACTGGTGA
- the DPCD gene encoding protein DPCD — MAVPSWLERLRAARKTALVQDGKRKIHYLFEDGKEMAEEYDIKTGQLMSRKWREKNTLGGTGKWQVEVGEPTSPLLGALESELITESSSNPVFMRKDTLSSFQWRIRNLPYPKEVYSVSVEEEQRCCVIRTTNKKYYKKFSIPDLDRYHLPLDAAALSFTHANNTLIITYQKPKEILAAEEQLQKELKKIKAANSGDGDCTTQ, encoded by the exons ATGGCGGTGCCGAGCTGGCTGGAGCGGCTGCGGGCGGCCCGCAAGACGGCGCTGGTGCAGGACG GGAAGCGGAAGATCCACTACTTGTTCGAGGATGGGAAGGAGATGGCCGAAGAGTACGACATTAAGACTGGCCAGTTAATGA GTAGAAAATGGCGAGAGAAGAACACCCTAGGGGGCACTGGCAAGTGGCAGGTGGAAGTGGGAGAGCCGACCTCGCCGCTTCTGGGAGCACTGGAGTCAGAGCTTATAACAGAGAGCAGCTCAAAT CCTGTCTTCATGAGGAAGGATACCCTGAGCAGCTTCCAGTGGCGGATCCGTAACCTTCCCTACCCCAAGGAGGTCTACAGTGTCTCCGTGGAGGAGGAGCAGCGCTGCTGTGTCATCCGGACCACCAACAAGAA GTACTATAAAAAGTTCTCTATTCCTGATCTGGACCGATACCACCTTCCCTTGGATGCAGCTGCCCTGAGCTTCACCCATGCCAACAACACCCTGATCATCACG TACCAGAAGCCGAAGGAGATCCTGGCTGCAgaagagcagctgcagaaggagctgAAGAAGATAAAGGCAGCTAACAGTGGAGATGGAGACTGTACAACCCAGTAG
- the POLL gene encoding DNA polymerase lambda isoform X1: protein MEPRGIVKAFPKRKKVRDDSGKSIPPKIPKEEGTEIPEAEWLKPVIAYVLQAGIGQARAEIFHRQIVQNGGVVHSQLSLEVTHVIVAEDMDCDRAFRLLKLTKLRPGLQLVKASWLSACIRDQKLLSTAGYGVFMPPRYLEEGEFQKEQQQILDRVKIQPPAETGAVKPNTESQVEHSSQRGLGTLGQQQLAEKYSDDEDSEGEDAGVTQGDLEALISGRYPVKSSEEISDSSYTVAQPPSKWVCAQSSNTKKENHNQCITEKLEVLAKAYSVQGDKWRALGYSKAINALKSYHKPVTSYQEACKIPGIGKRMAEKILEILESGHLRKLDHISERVPVLELFSNIWGAGVKTAQMWYQQGFRTLDDIRTKATLTSQQAVGLKHYTDFLERMPREEAAEIEQTVRQAALALKPGLVCVACGSYRRGKATCGDVDVLVTHPDGQSHRGVFNKLLDSLRRSGFLTDDLVSQEDNGDQKKYLGVCRLPGPAQRHRRLDIIVVPYQEFACALLYFTGSAHFNRSMRALAKTKGMSLSEHALSSAVVRGPGGAKVSSGHALPTPTERDVFIQLGLPYREPSERDW, encoded by the exons ATGGAGCCACGAGGGATTGTCAAAGCCTTTCCCAAGAGGAAGAAGGTGAGGGATGACTCggggaaaagcatccctccAAAGATCCCAAAGGAGGAAGGAACAGAGATACCTGAGG cagagtgGCTGAAACCAGTCATCGCCTACGTGTTGCAAGCCGGCATTGGCCAGGCCAGGGCCGAGATCTTCCACAGGCAGATTGTCCAGAACGGGGGTGTCGTACACAGCCAGCTCTCCTTGGAGGTGACACACGTCATTGTGGCTGAGGACATGGACTGCGATCGCGCCTTTCGGCTCCTCAAGTTAACCAAGCTGCgcccggggctgcagctggTGAAGGCATCCTGGCTGAGTGCTTGCATTAGAGACCAGAAGCTGCTGAGTACTGCTGGCTATGGTGTCTTTATGCCTCCCAG GTACCTGGAGGAGGGAGAGTTCCAGAAAGAACAGCAGCAGATCCTGGACAGAGTAAAAATCCAGCCCCCAGCAGAGACGGGAGCAGTGAAACCAAATACTGAATCACAGGTGGAACATTCCTCACAGCGAGGCTTGGGCACCCTTGGACAGCAGCAACTGGCTGAG AAATACTCTGATGATGAAGACAGTGAAGGAGAAGATGCTGGTGTCACCCAGGGAGATCTGGAAGCATTGATTTCTGGCCGCTACCCTGTGAAATCATCAGAGGAGATCAGTGACAGCTCTTACACAGTGGCCCAGCCTCCCAGCAAGTGGGTTTGTGCCCAGTCTTCCAACACCAAGAAGGAAAATCACAACCAATGCATCACAGAGAAGCTGGAAGTGCTGGCAAAGGCTTACTCTGTCCAGGGAGACAAGTGGAGAGCTCTGGGCTACTCCAAAGCAATCAACGCACTCAAGAGCTACCACAAACCAGTCACCTCCTACCAG GAAGCCTGTAAAATCCCTGGGATTGGGAAGCGGATGGCAGAGAAGATCCTGGAGATCTTGGAGAGTGGGCACCTGCGCAAGCTGGATCACATCAGTGAGAGAGTGCCTGTGCTGGAGTTATTTTCCAACATCTGGGGAGCAGGGGTCAAGACAGCTCAGATGTGGTACCAGCAG GGTTTCCGGACACTGGATGACATCCGCACCAAGGCCACTCTGACCAGCCAGCAGGCTGTGGGGCTGAAGCACTACACGGATTTCCTGGAGCGCATGCCTCGGGAGGAAGCTGCAGAAATAGAGCAGACC GTCAGACAAGCTGCCCTGGCCCTGAAGCCTGGCCTCGTGTGTGTGGCCTGTGGCTCCTACCGTCGGGGAAAGGCCACCTGTGGAGATGTGGATGTGCTGGTCACTCACCCGGATGGGCAGTCTCACCGTGGGGTGTTCAACAAGCTGCTCGACAGCCTCCGCAGGAGCG GCTTCCTTACAGATGACCTGGTGAGTCAGGAGGACAATGGTGATCAGAAGAAGTACCTGGGTGTGTGCCGCCTGCCCGGGCCAGCGCAGCGTCACCGCCGCCTCGACATCATCGTGGTGCCATACCAGGAGTTCGCCTGTGCCCTGCTCTACTTCACGGGCTCGGCTCACTTCAACCGCTCCATGCGCGCCCTGGCCAAGACCAAGGGCATGAGCCTGTCGGAGCACGCGCTCAGCTCGGCCGTGGTGCGAGGCCCTGGGGGTGCCAAGGTGTCGTCTGGCCATGCTCTGCCCACTCCCACCGAGAGAGATGTCTTCATTCAGCTGGGGCTGCCGTACCGGGAGCCCTCGGAACGAGACTGGTGA